From the Quercus lobata isolate SW786 chromosome 6, ValleyOak3.0 Primary Assembly, whole genome shotgun sequence genome, one window contains:
- the LOC115949965 gene encoding uncharacterized protein LOC115949965, translating into MYNDQTDPVEHVSYFNQRIAVHSKNETLMCKLFPSSLGPVVMRWFDGLGADSIDSFKELTWTFGSRFITCSRVPWPFDSLLSMSMREGKTLKTYSDKYWEMFNEIDGDFDDVAIRTFKVGLPTKHDLRKSLTKKLVRSVHQLMDRIDEYKRVEKDQQQGKGTAKVIPQDKRDFRSDRYNNSRPRRDFVGQSGSTAPNVVNMVFRELVYQVLEKIKNEPYFKWPKKMGGDLMRDGRLQQFLYQPNGHEDKAGSRVQGNTSSRPSLGTINVIFIAPRRTGSQSSRMMSVTRPPTENSNPELKRARVEVRSALSFSDEDKVGTI; encoded by the exons ATGTATAACGATCAAacagaccctgtggagcatgtaAGCTACTTCAATCAGAGAATAGCTGTGCACTCCAAAAATGAGACTTTAATGTGTAAATTATTCCCATCTAGTTTGGGACCTGTGGtgatgaggtggtttgatggcCTAGGGGCAGATTCCATTGATTCCTTTAAAGAGCTCACCTGGACATTTGGATCTCGTTTTATCACATGCAGTAGGGTTCCTTGGCCCTTTGATTCCCTATTGTCCatgtccatgcgagaagggAAGACACTGAAAACGTACTCGGACAAatactgggagatgtttaatGAGATCGATGGGGACTTTGACGATGTGGCTATAAGGACTTTTAAGGTTGGCTTGCCTACCAAGCATGATTTGAGAAAGTCCTTGACCAAGAAGCTGGTAAGGAGTGTGCATCAGCTTATGGATCGTATTGACGAATACAAGCGGGTTGAGAAAGACCAGCAGCAAGGGAAGGGAACGGCTAAAGTTATCCCTCAAGACAAAAGGGATTTTAGGTCGGATAGATACAATAATAGTAGGCCTCGAAGGGATTTTGTTGGGCAATCTGGGTCTACGGCTCCTAATGTGGTTAACATGGTGTTCCGAGAGCTAGTGTATCAAGTtttggagaagatcaagaacgAGCCATATTTCAAATGGCCAAAAAAGATGGGAGGAGACCTCATGAG AGATGGAAGGTTACAACAATTTTTGTATCAGCCCAATGGGCATGAAGACAAAGCAGGGTCAAGGGTCCAAGGGAACACTTCTTCAAGGCCCTCTTTGGGtacaattaatgtcatctttATTGCTCCTAGGAGAACTGGCTCGCAATCCTCCAGGATGATGTCTGTAACTCGGCCACCCACCGAGAACTCTAATCCTGAGTTGAAGAGGGCTAGAGTGGAGGTCCGATCGGCATTGAGCTTTTCGGATGAGGACAAGGTTGGAACCATATAG